In Janthinobacterium sp. B9-8, the genomic stretch AATATTGGAGCCCTGAATAGGGAAAATATCCAGACTGATGACCGATTGCCCATCAAGGCGCGAGATCGAAGTGCGCTCTTGCTCGCCATCAATCACATCGGCCACTTGCTCCAGATAAACCGGTGTATTGGCTTGGCGCGCCACAATGATTTTTCCAAATTGCTTAGGATCTTTAATCTTGCCCTCAAGGCGCACCAATTGCTCGTGGTTACCATTCACAATGCGTCCGGCAGGCACATCCTGATTGGCTTCACGTACGGCATTAATCACCTGATCCACGCCCAGCCCGTAGCTGCTTAACGCATCACGGCGCAGGCGCAGCTGAATCTGGCGATTCACCAGACCATGGCTATTAATACTCCCCACCCCCGGCGCGGTGCGCAAACGCTTCACGACAATCTGCTCGGACAGCATACTCAGCTCACGCAGGCTAAGCGTGCCAGATCGCAGCGCTAGCTGAACTACAGGCTCATCTTCGCCACTAATATCGGCCTTTAACACCAGCGGATCTTTCGCTTCCTTTGGAAAAGTGGGCTTAATCAAAGCCACTTTATCGCGGATCTCCTGCAAGCCATTGGCCGAGTTCGCATCCATACGAAACTCTACCGACATAAAGGCCGAGCCTTCACGCGCGGTGGCCCAGATATGCTTTACGCCATTTACGGTATTAATCTGATCTTCTAAGGGCTTGATCAGATCATTTTCAATTGCCTCTGGCGATGCACCCGGATAACTCAGCTGTACAAACACCTGCGGACTGGCCACGGGCGGCATCCGCTCCACCGGCAGCAAGCCATACGACGCCATACCCAATACCAGCAGCGCCAACATCACCATCGTCGCAAAGACGGGATGCTTGATACTTACCTTGGTTATCCACATGCAGAAGCTTCTTTCAAAAGAGGTTAAACATTGAGCACCAGAATAATGCCACACAGCCCACCAGCATATTCTGCTTCAATTTGATGTCATGAGGCTTATAAAGATTGTATTAAATTTGTACTTAATCAATACACCAACCCCATACACAGGGCATGCTTGAGGCGCAGCGTGATTTCTAGCCCCCTAAACCTCAGGCAAAATCCCGCCAGTACTTGAATCCACCCTCGCCTTGCGGTATACCAACTCCTCAAATGCACGAGGTGGATATGCCCAGATTTTTCCTTGATATGCCGCTGGCCGCTGGCCTTGGCTTTAACCTGCCAGAAAGTGTTGCCCGCCATGTGCAAGTGCTGCGCTTGCAGTCCGATGACGATATCATTTTATTTAATGGGCAAGGCGGTGAATACGCCGCGCGCGTCACCGAAATGGGCAAGCGCCATGTTAGCGTCGAAGTACTCACATGGGATGAGCAAGATCGGGAGTCTCCGCTTGATCTCACACTCATCCAAGCCATCTCGTCTAGCGATCGTATGGATTACACCATCCAGAAAGCCAGCGAGCTTGGGGTAAGCCGTATTCAGCCGGTGATCTCGGAATACTGCCAGCAGCGCCTTAGTGGCGAGCGCGCCGAAAAACGCCTCGCCCATTGGCAGGCCATTGCGGTGTCGGCCTGTGAGCAATGCGGGCGTACCCGTGTGCCCACCATTTTGCCCGCCATCAAGTTTGAACAAGCGCTGGCGCAGACAGCCGAACTCAAGCTACTGCTATCGCCAATTGGCGCAATCCGGCAAAGTGAACTACCAGCCAGCGCCCGCAGTGCCGCCGTTTTAATCGGCCCGGAAGGTGGGTTTTCGGCGACAGAAGAAGCGCTGGCCGTAACCGCGGGTTACACCCCACTCATCCTTGGCCCCAGAATATTTCGCACCGAAACAGTAGCGCCGGTGATTTCGGCGATATTGCAAAGCAGATACGGGGATTTGTGAGCGGCCAAATAAGCTGGGTGGGTAAAGCTAGCCATAATGGGCATTAAATACGCCCCAAACGCCTTCCGCCCATGAACAGCAAGCTACAGCGTATAATCCGCCCCTGTCTGTAAAACCCGAACCAAGGCACGCCGATGTCAGCGATGAATAATCGAGCTCTTTATATGCGCATTCTGGGCGAAATTCGCCCTTACTGGAAAATGGTCGCCATTTCCATTGTTTGCCTAGCTGTAGCTGCAGCAGTGGATGTTGCCTTGGGTGGCTTATTACAGCCTCTAGTCGATAAAAACCTAAAATCCACTGCCGCCGCAGAGGCACTTGCTAGAAGCCAAGCCTGGATATTGCCCGCCCAGATTCTTGGCCTAGCCATGATGCGATTGATTTCCAACTTTGGAAATGACTACACCAGCGTCTGGATTTCATCGCGGGTCATGCACAATTTGCGTAGCAGAATGTTCAGCCGCCTGCTTACTCTGCCGGTTAAGTTTTATGACCAAAATTCGGTTGGCGTCTTGCTATCGCGCGTCACTTACGACGTGAACCAAATTATGGACGCAGGCACAAAAGTGCTTACGGTGTTGGTTAAAGACTCGCTTTTCCTCGTGTTTCTTATCGTCTATATGCTGTATTTGGATTGGCAGCTCACCCTGCTCTGCCTGATTTTATTGCCTGGCGTAGCGGTGAGTATCAGCGTAGTGGGCAAACGCCAACGTAGGCTTTCGCGTGAAACTCAGGCAGCCATGGGACAGATGACACAAATCTTAGATGAGAGCTTATCTGGCCAACGCATGATTAAAATATTCGGTGGCTTTTCTTACGAAACCAATCGTTTTGGCACGACCAATAGCAATGTGCGCCATCTCTCTGTCAAGCAGGCCATCACATCCAGCACCAACTCTGGGCTGATTATGTTTTTGATCGGCGTTACTTTGGCTGTCATTGTGTATTACGCCAGCTTGCGAGCACAAAGTGGTGCGCTGACTGCTGGATCATTTGTGGCTTTTATGGTGCTGATGATGATGTTGCAACAGCCCATCAAAAACCTAACCAAAATTAATGAAAGCCTTCATAAAGGCCTTGCTGCCGCTGAATCGGTTTTTGCCATTCTGGATGAAATCCCGGAAGCCAACCAAGGCCAATATCAGCTTCCCCGTGTGCAGGGGGCGATTTCTCTGCAAAATATTCGTTTTGCTTATAGCGACGATGGCAAGCCAGCCTTAGACAGTATTTCACTGGAAATTCTACCGGGTGAAACCGTCGCTTTGGTTGGCAGCTCAGGTAGTGGCAAAACCACACTGGCTAATCTGTTACCACGCTTTTATGAGCTAAATGCCGGGCAAATTTTAATCGATCAAGTACCGCTCGCAGATTACCAGCTGGCTAATTTACGCCAGCAAATTGCACTAGTTTCACAAGATGTGATTCTATTTAACGATAGTGTGATTGCTAATATTGCTTACGGCAGTGAAGTGGATATCGACCGTGTGCGTCAGGCGGCAAGTGCTGCACACGCACTGGAATTTATCGACACCATGCCTGAAGGAATGAACACCCTGCTGGGCGAAAACGGCATGCGCTTATCCGGCGGCCAGCGCCAGCGTTTAGCCATTGCCCGTGCTATTTATAAAGACGCACCGATTTTGATTCTGGACGAAGCCACCAGCGCACTCGATACCGAATCCGAACGCAAGGTTCAGGACGCATTAGAAAACCTGATGCAAGGCCGCAGCACCATCGTGATTGCCCACCGCCTTTCTACCATTGAAAACGCCAACCGTATCGTGGTGATGCAGCAAGGAAAAATCGTAGAAAGCGGCACGCATCAAGCACTGATGGCGGCCAATGGCATCTATAGCAAGATGCACGCGGCACAGTTTGCCAGCGTGTAATAGACGAAAAAAAACGCTAGGTGGCAAG encodes the following:
- a CDS encoding 16S rRNA (uracil(1498)-N(3))-methyltransferase, with the protein product MPRFFLDMPLAAGLGFNLPESVARHVQVLRLQSDDDIILFNGQGGEYAARVTEMGKRHVSVEVLTWDEQDRESPLDLTLIQAISSSDRMDYTIQKASELGVSRIQPVISEYCQQRLSGERAEKRLAHWQAIAVSACEQCGRTRVPTILPAIKFEQALAQTAELKLLLSPIGAIRQSELPASARSAAVLIGPEGGFSATEEALAVTAGYTPLILGPRIFRTETVAPVISAILQSRYGDL
- the msbA gene encoding lipid A export permease/ATP-binding protein MsbA; its protein translation is MNNRALYMRILGEIRPYWKMVAISIVCLAVAAAVDVALGGLLQPLVDKNLKSTAAAEALARSQAWILPAQILGLAMMRLISNFGNDYTSVWISSRVMHNLRSRMFSRLLTLPVKFYDQNSVGVLLSRVTYDVNQIMDAGTKVLTVLVKDSLFLVFLIVYMLYLDWQLTLLCLILLPGVAVSISVVGKRQRRLSRETQAAMGQMTQILDESLSGQRMIKIFGGFSYETNRFGTTNSNVRHLSVKQAITSSTNSGLIMFLIGVTLAVIVYYASLRAQSGALTAGSFVAFMVLMMMLQQPIKNLTKINESLHKGLAAAESVFAILDEIPEANQGQYQLPRVQGAISLQNIRFAYSDDGKPALDSISLEILPGETVALVGSSGSGKTTLANLLPRFYELNAGQILIDQVPLADYQLANLRQQIALVSQDVILFNDSVIANIAYGSEVDIDRVRQAASAAHALEFIDTMPEGMNTLLGENGMRLSGGQRQRLAIARAIYKDAPILILDEATSALDTESERKVQDALENLMQGRSTIVIAHRLSTIENANRIVVMQQGKIVESGTHQALMAANGIYSKMHAAQFASV